One window from the genome of Microscilla marina ATCC 23134 encodes:
- a CDS encoding Eco57I restriction-modification methylase domain-containing protein yields MNKEALKEILQAGYDRNTWKTVLLALFGNDRVAFYAHPQAIDLHNNDIAQSLHRWGEIMLDDDEETLQLYEVTLHNDTKIERSRIKVNQLIAHHVRTSASPNVLVSFSHNPEVANPKWRLSFVGNTEHYNEDGDLVSQQTQAKRYTYVFGTQDTHKTAIERLLTLTGEIPTLAAVFRAFSVEKLSKDFFKEYLSHYEAFVNDLTTRNKKQKVFKGKAADKAMRDFCKKLLGRVVFLYFIQKKGWLGVPHQGDPEEGYREGRGDLAFMQTYFAQVQTKGEAAKFYESYLTRLFFDTLSSPRSNQQPLTMPDGSQCWLPYLNGGLFDEENKDYRQLNFDPELFVALFGFFERYNFTVAENNPDEQEVAVDPEMLGNIFENLLEDNKDKGTFYTPKAIVSYMTQESLLQYLQTHLNTPNKAALEQLVRHKSQGNTSETQKYLRKHAKQIKELLDVVTICDPAIGSGAFPMGILHEILEIKTTLDWTLDRAAEKKAILQRNIYGVDIEQGAIDIARLRFWLSIIIEEEVPTPLPNLDYKIMQGNSLLQSFEGVDLSFDDKIIKGQKVMGFNNQQKSELQKLTKDYYSASNAVSKRELKTKIDAKIKGHIKSKFEKKQKSLSTLKAKAVAKVMANKAAKTDSNAVKKRKAKALAKAEKEVATLQQQLADTIDKLKRLHTAPTTANKPYFLWKLFFQEVFAQGGFDIVLGNPPYIQLQKIKEQAAQLANENYQTFSKSADIYCLFYEKGFGLLKEHGVLSFITANKWMRAKFGKEFRVWLKTVKIEKLIDFGDLPVFTQVITYPCIFQISKNTPQNIFKGINVETLDYESLHEYIDEHVFDIDASLLNEQGWVLTSKITQNLIAKIKSQGVTLKEWDMPIYRGLITGLNEAFVIDEATKNSLITKDAKSSERIKPFLEGKQIKRYKQPTNPKHLILFPKGWTNEQGEFKNEEDAWTWLKDNYSSLSTHLNTFREKAKKRGDKGNYWWELRACAYYEEFEKPKLIYPNICKQPEFTYDLQKFYTNQKCFIISKDDKYLLTVLNSQVINFLFKNILPKLQGGFYEPSYVFLKDFPIPQIPEAEQAPFVAKAEQILAAKAAGQDTTALEAEVDLMVYCLYGLGYREVKIVDPNFALSKDAYQYCVQAFAKGAVEELGGKHLSGL; encoded by the coding sequence ATGAACAAAGAAGCGCTAAAAGAAATATTACAGGCGGGCTATGACCGCAACACCTGGAAAACTGTTTTATTGGCGTTGTTTGGCAACGACCGGGTGGCTTTTTATGCCCACCCCCAGGCTATAGACCTGCACAACAACGACATAGCCCAAAGCCTGCACCGCTGGGGTGAAATAATGCTCGATGACGACGAAGAAACCCTGCAGCTGTACGAGGTGACTCTGCACAACGACACCAAAATAGAACGCAGCCGCATCAAGGTAAACCAACTGATAGCCCACCACGTACGCACCAGTGCCTCGCCCAATGTGCTGGTAAGCTTTAGCCATAACCCTGAGGTGGCAAACCCCAAATGGCGGTTGTCGTTTGTGGGCAACACCGAGCACTACAACGAAGACGGCGACCTGGTAAGTCAGCAAACCCAGGCAAAACGCTATACTTATGTGTTTGGCACGCAAGACACCCACAAAACGGCTATAGAACGCCTGCTTACCCTTACGGGCGAAATCCCTACGCTGGCGGCGGTGTTCCGGGCGTTTTCGGTAGAGAAGCTCTCCAAAGATTTTTTTAAAGAATACCTGAGCCATTACGAAGCCTTTGTGAATGACCTGACCACCCGCAACAAAAAACAGAAAGTATTTAAGGGCAAGGCAGCTGACAAGGCAATGCGCGACTTTTGCAAAAAACTGCTGGGGCGGGTGGTGTTTTTATATTTTATACAAAAAAAGGGCTGGCTGGGAGTGCCCCACCAGGGCGACCCCGAAGAAGGCTACCGCGAAGGCAGGGGCGACCTTGCCTTTATGCAAACTTACTTTGCTCAGGTGCAGACAAAAGGCGAGGCGGCAAAATTTTATGAAAGCTACCTTACACGGTTGTTTTTCGATACCCTAAGCAGCCCCCGCAGCAACCAGCAACCCCTGACGATGCCCGACGGGAGCCAGTGCTGGCTGCCTTACCTGAACGGGGGTTTGTTTGACGAAGAAAACAAGGACTACCGCCAGCTTAACTTTGACCCGGAGCTGTTTGTGGCATTGTTTGGGTTTTTCGAACGCTACAACTTTACGGTGGCAGAAAACAACCCCGATGAGCAGGAGGTGGCAGTAGACCCCGAAATGCTGGGTAACATATTTGAGAATTTGCTGGAAGACAACAAAGACAAGGGTACTTTTTATACCCCCAAGGCTATAGTAAGCTATATGACCCAGGAGAGCCTGCTGCAATACCTGCAAACCCACCTGAACACGCCCAACAAGGCGGCTCTGGAACAACTGGTACGCCACAAAAGCCAGGGCAATACCAGCGAAACCCAAAAATATTTGCGCAAGCACGCCAAACAAATAAAGGAGTTGCTGGACGTGGTGACGATTTGCGACCCGGCGATTGGTTCGGGTGCCTTCCCGATGGGGATTTTGCACGAAATACTGGAAATAAAAACCACCCTCGACTGGACGCTGGACCGGGCTGCCGAGAAAAAGGCGATTTTGCAACGCAATATTTATGGGGTAGACATAGAGCAGGGAGCTATAGACATAGCCCGGCTGCGGTTTTGGTTGTCTATTATTATAGAAGAAGAAGTGCCCACCCCCCTGCCCAACCTCGACTATAAGATAATGCAGGGCAACTCGCTGCTGCAAAGTTTCGAGGGGGTAGATTTGTCGTTTGATGACAAGATAATTAAAGGGCAAAAAGTGATGGGCTTTAACAATCAGCAAAAGAGTGAGTTGCAGAAACTGACCAAAGATTATTACAGTGCCAGCAATGCGGTAAGCAAGCGCGAACTAAAGACAAAGATTGACGCAAAGATAAAGGGACACATTAAAAGCAAATTTGAGAAAAAACAAAAAAGCCTGAGTACGCTAAAGGCAAAGGCTGTAGCCAAAGTAATGGCAAACAAAGCCGCCAAAACCGATAGCAACGCGGTAAAAAAACGCAAGGCAAAGGCATTGGCAAAAGCCGAAAAAGAGGTAGCAACCCTACAGCAACAGCTTGCCGACACCATAGACAAGCTTAAGCGGCTCCATACTGCCCCCACTACCGCCAACAAACCTTATTTTTTGTGGAAACTGTTTTTTCAGGAGGTGTTTGCCCAGGGTGGGTTCGATATAGTGCTGGGCAACCCGCCTTATATACAGCTGCAAAAAATAAAGGAACAAGCTGCCCAACTGGCCAACGAAAACTACCAAACCTTTTCCAAATCAGCCGATATTTATTGTTTGTTTTACGAAAAAGGTTTTGGGTTGCTAAAGGAGCATGGGGTGTTGAGTTTTATTACTGCCAACAAATGGATGCGGGCAAAATTTGGCAAAGAATTTCGAGTTTGGCTAAAAACTGTAAAGATTGAAAAACTTATCGACTTTGGCGATTTACCAGTATTTACTCAAGTAATCACTTACCCTTGCATTTTTCAGATAAGCAAAAACACTCCGCAAAATATTTTTAAAGGTATAAATGTAGAAACCTTAGATTATGAAAGCTTACATGAATACATTGATGAACATGTATTTGATATAGATGCTTCATTACTAAACGAGCAAGGTTGGGTACTTACAAGTAAAATCACCCAGAATTTGATTGCTAAAATTAAAAGTCAAGGTGTTACTCTAAAAGAATGGGATATGCCTATTTATAGAGGGCTAATTACGGGATTAAATGAAGCATTTGTTATTGATGAAGCGACTAAAAATAGCTTGATTACAAAGGATGCCAAGAGTTCTGAAAGAATTAAACCTTTTTTGGAAGGCAAGCAAATCAAAAGATATAAACAACCAACAAATCCTAAACATTTAATACTTTTCCCTAAAGGGTGGACAAATGAACAAGGAGAATTTAAAAATGAAGAAGATGCCTGGACTTGGCTTAAAGATAATTACTCTTCGTTAAGCACTCATTTAAATACTTTTAGAGAAAAGGCTAAAAAAAGAGGAGATAAAGGTAATTATTGGTGGGAACTAAGAGCTTGTGCATATTATGAAGAGTTTGAGAAACCCAAGCTTATTTATCCTAATATTTGTAAACAACCTGAATTTACCTACGATTTACAAAAGTTTTATACTAACCAAAAATGCTTTATTATAAGCAAGGATGATAAATACTTACTCACGGTTTTAAACAGTCAAGTAATAAACTTCTTATTTAAGAATATTCTTCCCAAACTTCAGGGTGGTTTTTATGAACCAAGTTATGTCTTTCTAAAAGATTTTCCCATCCCACAAATCCCCGAAGCCGAACAAGCCCCCTTTGTGGCAAAAGCCGAACAAATATTGGCTGCCAAAGCCGCCGGGCAAGACACCACCGCCCTCGAAGCCGAAGTAGATTTGATGGTGTATTGTCTGTATGGGTTGGGCTATAGGGAGGTAAAAATTGTAGACCCCAACTTTGCCCTCAGCAAAGATGCCTATCAATATTGCGTGCAGGCTTTCGCCAAAGGGGCGGTAGAGGAGTTGGGTGGAAAACACCTATCAGGTTTGTAA